In Drosophila bipectinata strain 14024-0381.07 chromosome 2R, DbipHiC1v2, whole genome shotgun sequence, one genomic interval encodes:
- the cora gene encoding protein 4.1 homolog isoform X6, which yields MPAEIKPSAPAEPETPTKSKPSKPSALSSSKAATARVTLLDGSILDVTIDRKAKGRDLVNSICAGLNIIEKDYFGLTYETPTDPRTWLDLEKPVAKFFRADPWPLNFAVKFYPPEPSQLQEDITRYHLCLQVRNDILEGRLPCTFVTHALLGSYLVQSEMGDYDPKEMPTRAYLKDFKIAPNQTAELEDKVVDLHKTHKGQSPAEAELHYLENAKKLAMYGVDLHPAKDSEGVDIMLGVCASGLLVYRDKLRINRFAWPKILKISYKRHHFYIKIRPGEFEQYESTIGFKLANHRAAKKLWKSCVEHHTFFRLMTPEPDTKSTLFPRFGSKYRYKGRTQYESRATPVDRTAPKFDRTLSGARLTSRSMDALAMAEKEKVARKSSTLDHRGDRSADGDLSRSPIKNKKDKPPNALYLDLDEEKEAKLREKKLKEKEEKERKEREKRDLEEKKKAEKAEKAAKAAAAAAAAAAAGSGVNGNDELNDSNKSDKSSGRRGVGIFSSGRKSKSGSPSKDGAKDKSGKDKDKEVGRLGLVVTSGLVDGQQDQQDKDKDQAGKNRGSTTPGVTRPYEYAVDADGNASPTRKSYTPGGFRYDQDPNSRKSGEDGKEQLSPTSQQKKIGLAFNYAPGNESALKETAEKLKAGQLSPRTQDKLNRGQLSPKSRAKLLQDPLLSPTTRAKLQGSAVDAAAVPLSDSQKRSYSPTKGPQGYSSGAPGSYKPITDPTADFLESQRYNKEPGYQGPAGAGAAGAAGAAGAGKTGPGAAGAAAGAAAGAAAGAAAGAAAAGKPKKKRVKIMVITSKFDPANKRIDAENGSIEHSTGILDPATGRIDTKYGVIDPKKGTLEALNTKTGKKELYQGDVDGKTGNLHLVSGVADPKTGRLDDSLGQIICITPQDNPVVELTVITSRIDPATGKIDTVNGDVERSLGVLNLDTGLLDTKYGEINTRTGELKAIDPKSGKIVVSKNVKVDPGTGQITILGVVDPKTHKLDPNQGRLIEVGQQIDPIVEVTSLAGKFDSKKNIVDPKTAQVETSGGQFDPKAGKIDTKYGQIDLVKHTITFNDPKSGKTVTRDIKIEPTTGQIVLKNQVNPKNNKPDKDYARIISLRIVQQRVDPTTKAPIAQVSAAKDKDIVVDPKSNQIWVPTGATDPATKEQQYISSSVDPKTGYVITIYGYLDPKTNEIKKQTKLDPNTTKIEPTSGKIYTATGESDPATGEPLFAATQVDPESGEVYTKLARVDPKTGKIVIVRILLISKTDERGRPEEIDPSTCEIDPVSGRVLKFFNKTVYVYNMIDPVTGEIVQVDPNDPRFAGARTTVTHTMTLTGEIDPVTGRIKSEYGDIDPNTGDIDPATAVTDPVTGKLILNYAQIDPSHFGKQSQVQTTTETVPITRQQFFDGVKHIGKGALRRDSEEGDSEDEMTGQYSSDVVKDIVLGSPTAAKLGKNVSTPTVVKTTTKQVLTKNNDGVTHNVEEEVRNLGTGEVTYSTQEHKKSPLYTTSAGTTTTGPHVESTRVVLGEDTPGYSGHGEIISTQTVSSKTRTVETITYKTERDGIVETRVEQKITIQSDGDPIDHDKALAEAIQEATAMNPDMTVEKIEIQQQTQ from the exons ATGCCGGCGGAAATTAAACCCTCCGCGCCTGCTGAGCCGGAAACGCCGACCAAGAGCAAACCCTCCAAGCCGAGCGCCTTGTCCTCCTCCAAGGCTGCCACGGCGCGAGTCACCCTGCTGGATGGCTCCATTCTGGATGTGACCATTGAT CGTAAGGCCAAGGGGCGCGACCTGGTCAACTCCATCTGCGCCGGCCTGAACATCATCGAGAAGGACTACTTCGGCCTGACCTATGAAACCCCCACAGATCCGCGCACCTGGCTGGATCTGGAGAAGCCGGTGGCCAAGTTCTTCCGCGCCGATCCCTGGCCGCTGAACTTTGCGGTCAAGTTCTATCCCCCGGAGCCGTCGCAGCTCCAGGAGGACATCACCCGCTACCACCTGTGCCTCCAGGTGCGCAACGATATCCTCGAGGGCCGCCTGCCCTGCACTTTTGTCACCCATGCCCTGCTGGGCTCCTACCTGGTGCAGTCCGAGATGGGCGACTACGACCCCAAGGAGATGCCCACCCGGGCTTACCTCAAGGACTTCAAGATAGCCCCCAACCAGACGGCGGAGCTGGAGGACAAGGTCGTGGATCTGCACAAGACCCACAA GGGCCAGTCCCCCGCCGAGGCTGAGCTGCACTATCTGGAAAATGCCAAGAAGCTGGCCATGTACGGTGTGGACTTGCACCCGGCCAAGGATTCCGAGGGCGTGGACATCATGCTCGGAGTGTGTGCCTCTGGACTGCTGGTCTACCGCGATAA ACTACGCATCAACCGGTTCGCCTGGCCCAAGATCCTGAAGATCTCGTACAAGCGCCACCACTTCTACATCAAGATCCGTCCCGGAGAGTTCGAGCAGTACGAGTCCACCATTGGATTCAAGCTGGCCAACCACCGGGCCGCCAAGAAGCTGTGGAAGTCGTGCGTGGAGCACCACACCTTCTTCCGGCTGATGACTCCGGAGCCGGACACCAAGTCGACGCTGTTCCCGCGCTTTGGTTCCAAGTACCGGTACAAGGGACGCACCCAGTACGAGAGCCGGGCCACGCCGGTGGACCGCACAGCCCCCAAGTTCGACAGGACTCTGTCGGGGGCGCGCCTGACCTCCAGGAGCATGGATG CTTTGGCCATGGCCGAGAAGGAGAAGGTGGCCCGCAAGAGCAGCACCCTGGACCACCGGGGAGACCGCAGCGCCGATGGAGACCTCAGCCGCAGTCCCATCAAGAACAAGAAGGACAAG CCCCCGAATGCGCTGTACCTTGATCTG GACGAGGAGAAGGAGGCCAAGCTGCGCGAGAAGAAGCtgaaggagaaggaggagaAGGAGCGCAAGGAGCGCGAGAAGCGCGACCTGGAGGAGAAGAAAAAGGCCGAGAAGGCCGAGAAGGCGGCCAAGgcagctgccgccgccgccgcagctGCCGCAGCAGGATCAGGGGTTAATG GCAATGATGAACTGAATGATTCCAACAAGTCGGACAAGTCCTCTGGCCGACGC GGCGTTGGCATATTCTCGTCGGGCCGCAAGAGCAAGAGCGGCTCCCCATCCAAGGATGGCGCCAAGGACAAGTCCGGCAAGGACAAGGACAAGGAAGTGGGTCGACTTGGTCTCGTTGTTACATCGGGTCTGGTCGACGGTCAGCAGGATCAGCAGGACAAGGACAAGGATCAGGCGGGCAAGAACAGGGGCTCCACTACCCCAGGGGTTACCCGGCCTTATGAGTATGCCGTGGATGCGGATGGCAATGCCAGCCCCACGAGGAAGTCCTACACTCCGGGCGGTTTCCGCTACGACCAGGATCCGAACTCCCGCAAGTCTGGCGAAGATGGCAAGGAGCAGCTATCCCCCACTTCCCAGCAGAAAAAGATCGGGTTGGCCTTCAACTACGCCCCTGGCAACGAGAGCGCCCTGAAGGAGACCGCCGAGAAGCTCAAGGCCGGCCAGCTGTCGCCTCGCACTCAGGACAAGCTCAACCGCGGGCAACTGTCGCCCAAGTCGCGGGCCAAGCTCCTGCAGGACCCACTCCTCTCGCCCACCACCCGGGCCAAGCTCCAGGGCAGTGCTGTCGACGCAGCTGCAGTGCCCTTGAGCGACTCCCAGAAGAGATCCTACTCGCCCACAAAGGGCCCGCAGGGCTACTCCTCTGGAGCTCCGGGAAGCTACAAGCCGATCACAGACCCTACGGCTGACTTCCTCGAGTCCCAGCGCTACAACAAAGAGCCTGGATATCAGGGTCCGGCTGGTGctggagcagcaggagctgcGGGAGCTGCAGGAGCTGGCAAGACTGGTCCAGGAGcagctggtgctgctgcaggAGCTGCCGCTGGAGCTGCTGCAGGTGCCGCCGCAggtgctgctgccgctggCAAGCCTAAGAAAAAGCGCGTCAAGATCATGGTCATCACCTCCAAGTTCGATCCTGCCAACAAGCGCATTGACGCCGAAAACGGAAGCATTGAGCACTCCACCGGCATCCTGGACCCTGCCACTGGACGCATCGACACCAAGTATGGAGTGATCGACCCCAAGAAGGGAACCCTCGAGGCGCTGAACACCAAGACCGGCAAGAAGGAGCTCTACCAGGGCGACGTGGACGGCAAGACGGGCAACCTGCACTTGGTTTCCGGCGTGGCAGATCCGAAGACGGGACGCTTGGACGACAGTCTCGGCCAGATTATCTGCATCACCCCCCAGGACAACCCTGTGGTGGAGCTGACAGTCATTACCAGCCGCATCGACCCTGCCACCGGCAAGATCGACACCGTGAACGGTGATGTGGAGCGGTCCCTGGGCGTCCTCAACCTGGATACCGGCCTGCTGGACACCAAGTATGGAGAGATCAACACCCGCACTGGAGAGCTGAAGGCCATCGATCCCAAGTCCGGCAAGATTGTTGTCAGCAAGAACGTGAAGGTGGACCCCGGAACCGGCCAGATCACCATTCTGGGAGTGGTGGACCCCAAGACCCACAAACTGGACCCGAACCAGGGTCGCCTCATCGAGGTGGGCCAGCAAATCGACCCCATTGTGGAGGTCACGTCCCTGGCCGGTAAGTTCGACTCCAAGAAGAACATTGTGGACCCCAAGACGGCCCAGGTGGAGACCTCGGGCGGCCAGTTTGACCCGAAGGCCGGCAAGATCGACACCAAGTACGGACAGATCGACCTGGTCAAGCACACGATCACCTTCAACGACCCCAAGTCGGGCAAGACCGTGACCCGAGACATCAAGATCGAGCCCACTACCGGACAGATTGTGCTGAAGAACCAGGTGAACCCGAAGAACAACAAGCCGGACAAGGACTACGCCAGGATCATATCGCTGAGGATTGTGCAGCAGCGCGTGGATCCAACCACCAAGGCGCCGATCGCCCAGGTCAGCGCCGCCAAGGACAAGGACATTGTGGTGGACCCGAAATCGAACCAGATCTGGGTGCCCACCGGCGCCACCGATCCGGCCACCAAGGAACAGCAGTACATCTCGAGCAGCGTGGACCCGAAGACGGGCTACGTGATCACCATCTATGGCTACTTGGACCCCAAGACCAACGAGATCAAGAAACAGACCAAGCTGGACCCCAACACGACCAAGATCGAGCCCACTTCCGGCAAGATCTACACTGCCACCGGCGAGTCGGACCCGGCCACCGGGGAGCCGCTGTTTGCGGCCACCCAGGTGGACCCGGAGTCTGGAGAGGTGTACACCAAGCTGGCTCGCGTCGACCCCAAGACGGGCAAGATCGTGATCGTGCGCATCCTGCTCATCTCGAAGACGGACGAGCGCGGCCGTCCGGAGGAGATCGATCCCTCTACGTgcgagatcgatcccgtctccGGCCGGGTGCTTAAGTTCTTCAATAAGACCGTTTACGTATACAACATGATTGACCCCGTCACCGGTGAAATTGTACAGGTGGACCCCAACGACCCGAGGTTTGCCGGAGCCCGCACCACCGTCACCCACACGATGACCCTCACCGGCGAGATCGACCCCGTGACCGGCCGTATAAAGAGCGAATATGGCGACATCGACCCGAACACCGGAGACATTGACCCCGCGACAGCCGTGACGGATCCGGTGACCGGAAAGCTGATCCTCAACTACGCCCAGATCGACCCCTCGCACTTCGGCAAGCAGTCCCAGGTGCAGACCACCACGGAAACGGTGCCCATCACCCGGCAGCAGTTCTTCGACGGCGTTAAGCACATCGGCAAGGGCGCTCTGCGGCGGGATTCGGAGGAGGGCGACTCTGAGGACGAAATGACTGGCCAGTACAGCAGCGACGTAGTCAAGGACATCGTCCTGGGTAGTCCGACGGCCGCGAAGCTGGGCAAGAACGTTAGCACGCCCACGGTGGTGAAGACCACCACCAAACAGGTGCTGACCAAGAACAACGACGGCGTGACCCACAacgtggaggaggaggtgcgCAACCTGGGCACCGGCGAGGTCACCTACTCTACGCAGGAACACAAG AAATCTCCTCTCTACACGACCTCCGccggcaccaccaccactggACCCCACGTGGAGAGCACCCGTGTGGTGCTGGGTGAGGACACCCCTGGTTACTCCGGACACGGCGAAATCATCTCCACCCAAACCGTGAGCAGCAAAACCCGCACTGTGGAAACCATTACC TACAAAACCGAACGCGATGGCATTGTGGAAACCCGTGTGGAGCAGAAGATTACCATCCAGTCCGACGGAGATCCGATCGATCATGACAAGGCCCTGGCCGAGGCAATACAA GAAGCGACGGCCATGAATCCAGACATGACGGTCGAGAAGATTGAAATTCAGCAGCAAACACAGTAG